Proteins encoded within one genomic window of Flavobacterium sp. NG2:
- a CDS encoding 3'-5' exonuclease — MNKVYPEFWKTYLSTFNKKSKRYVILSTETTGENLYKDVILTFGAFSVIDDSIHIGDNFEAVLMQYKYFHDNKLPFDFIVESKLKKMGEPDAIKAFIDYLGNAILVGHNINFHVEMINAALERLECGHLKNEALDINIMHQKLVEITDQDFSLDELFAIYKINNEEKGSAPDTAYKMALLFLKLKSRLGLK, encoded by the coding sequence ATGAATAAAGTTTATCCAGAATTCTGGAAGACTTATTTATCGACATTCAATAAAAAATCCAAAAGATATGTAATTCTTTCAACTGAAACTACAGGAGAAAATTTATATAAAGATGTGATTTTGACTTTTGGTGCATTCTCAGTAATAGATGATAGTATTCATATTGGTGATAATTTTGAAGCTGTTTTGATGCAATACAAATATTTTCATGATAACAAGCTTCCTTTTGATTTTATCGTTGAAAGTAAGTTGAAAAAAATGGGAGAACCTGACGCTATCAAAGCCTTTATTGATTATTTAGGAAATGCCATTTTAGTAGGACACAATATCAATTTTCATGTGGAAATGATTAATGCTGCGTTAGAACGCTTAGAATGTGGTCATTTGAAAAATGAAGCTCTGGACATCAATATTATGCATCAAAAATTGGTCGAGATTACAGACCAAGATTTTAGTTTGGATGAGTTGTTTGCGATTTATAAAATTAATAACGAAGAAAAAGGTTCTGCTCCAGATACCGCTTATAAAATGGCATTATTATTTTTAAAATTAAAATCTAGATTAGGTCTTAAGTAA
- a CDS encoding ABC transporter ATP-binding protein, with translation MARFKENDLPKAKLTSSSLQKALRIFNYTHNHKWKFFIGLVFLLLTSATALAFPKLMGMLVDCVTDKDLGKANEIALALMGILCLQAIFSFFRISLFVNFTENTLSNIRFALYENLIKLPMSFFSQKRVGELNSRISADISQLQDTLTTTIAEFLRQFILIIGGFIILGSISPKLTLMMLCVVPVVAVAAVIFGRFIRKYGKMTQDKVAESQVIVEETLQGISNVKAFANEWYELQRYKNKIKEIVSIAIKGGQYRGYFASFIILCLFGCVVAVVWYGITLTIKGEVEGVGDLISFILYTTFIGASFGGIAEMYAQIQKAVGATERVFELLDETPEKINSQPHDTIVTKIKGTVSFKNVAFSYPSRKEIQVLKDVNFTADFGQKIAVVGPSGAGKSTIASLLLRFYDISSGEIVIDGKNIYDYDLEELRGNMSIVPQDVILFGGTIKENIAYGKPNATDEEILVAAKQANALNFIEGFPEKFETIVGERGIKLSGGQRQRIAIARALLKNPSILILDEATSSLDSESEKLVQEALEILMQGRTSIIIAHRLSTIRSADQILVLDNGTISEQGTHKELILLENGIYKNLSNLQFSHS, from the coding sequence ATGGCTCGTTTTAAAGAAAATGATTTACCCAAAGCAAAACTTACTAGTAGTTCACTACAAAAAGCTCTAAGAATATTCAATTACACCCATAATCATAAATGGAAATTTTTTATTGGTTTAGTTTTTTTATTACTAACTAGTGCAACAGCTCTTGCTTTTCCTAAACTAATGGGAATGCTTGTGGATTGTGTTACAGACAAAGACTTAGGTAAAGCTAATGAAATTGCTTTGGCACTAATGGGAATCCTTTGCCTTCAAGCTATTTTTTCATTTTTCAGAATCTCCCTTTTTGTTAATTTTACGGAGAACACCTTATCCAATATTCGTTTTGCGCTGTACGAGAATTTAATTAAACTTCCAATGTCGTTTTTCTCTCAAAAACGTGTTGGTGAACTTAACAGTCGCATAAGTGCCGATATTTCACAATTACAAGATACCCTAACCACAACTATAGCCGAATTTCTTAGACAATTCATTTTAATAATTGGTGGATTTATAATTTTAGGAAGTATTAGTCCTAAACTAACACTTATGATGCTTTGTGTTGTTCCTGTTGTAGCAGTTGCAGCGGTGATATTCGGAAGATTTATTCGTAAATACGGAAAAATGACCCAAGACAAAGTGGCCGAAAGTCAAGTTATCGTTGAGGAAACTTTACAAGGAATTAGTAATGTTAAGGCTTTCGCCAATGAGTGGTACGAATTACAGCGTTATAAGAATAAAATTAAAGAAATCGTATCTATCGCAATCAAAGGTGGTCAATACAGAGGGTATTTTGCCTCATTTATCATCTTATGTTTGTTTGGTTGCGTTGTAGCTGTAGTTTGGTACGGAATAACATTAACTATTAAGGGCGAAGTTGAAGGTGTAGGTGATTTAATTTCATTTATACTTTACACCACTTTTATTGGTGCTTCATTTGGCGGAATCGCTGAAATGTATGCGCAAATTCAAAAAGCTGTAGGTGCTACGGAACGTGTTTTTGAATTATTAGACGAAACTCCCGAAAAAATAAATTCACAACCTCATGATACAATTGTAACCAAAATAAAAGGAACAGTAAGCTTTAAAAATGTTGCCTTTAGTTACCCTTCGCGAAAAGAAATCCAAGTATTGAAAGACGTCAATTTCACTGCTGATTTTGGTCAAAAGATAGCCGTTGTAGGTCCTAGTGGTGCTGGAAAATCCACTATAGCCTCTTTATTATTACGTTTTTACGACATTTCTAGTGGCGAAATTGTCATTGACGGAAAAAATATTTACGATTATGACCTCGAAGAATTGCGAGGTAATATGAGTATCGTTCCGCAAGACGTGATTCTTTTTGGTGGAACTATTAAGGAAAACATCGCTTACGGAAAACCAAATGCTACTGACGAAGAAATATTAGTAGCAGCCAAACAAGCAAATGCTTTAAATTTTATTGAAGGTTTCCCAGAAAAGTTCGAGACCATCGTGGGAGAAAGAGGAATCAAACTTTCAGGTGGACAACGCCAGCGAATCGCTATTGCTCGTGCTTTACTTAAAAATCCGAGTATTCTGATTCTTGACGAAGCAACTTCTTCATTAGACAGTGAAAGTGAGAAATTAGTTCAAGAAGCTTTAGAGATTTTGATGCAAGGAAGAACTAGTATTATTATTGCGCACCGTTTATCAACCATTCGCTCTGCTGACCAGATTTTAGTTCTGGATAACGGAACGATTTCTGAACAAGGAACACACAAAGAGCTGATTTTACTAGAAAATGGTATTTATAAAAATTTAAGTAATTTACAGTTTAGTCATTCTTAA
- a CDS encoding nuclear transport factor 2 family protein, translating to MTPNEKTIHKFYTAFANADTEIMFSCYDSIIRFRDPIFGLLHGKDVLCMWSMLAEKSQGNLKIELSNVKADNFLGSATWIATYNYGPRKRKVINKIYANFHFKDGLIIKHTDDFDIWKWATQALGLKGFLFGWTGFMQKKIHENALISLKKYKKTHFDTKHSNSTL from the coding sequence ATGACTCCAAACGAAAAAACAATACACAAGTTTTATACTGCATTTGCTAATGCAGATACCGAAATTATGTTTAGCTGTTATGATTCAATAATTAGATTTCGAGACCCTATTTTTGGTTTGTTACATGGCAAAGATGTATTATGCATGTGGTCGATGTTAGCTGAAAAAAGCCAAGGTAACCTAAAGATTGAATTATCTAATGTAAAAGCTGATAATTTTTTAGGTTCAGCCACATGGATTGCTACTTATAATTACGGTCCTCGTAAAAGAAAGGTAATCAATAAAATATATGCTAATTTTCATTTCAAAGACGGTTTAATTATCAAACATACCGATGACTTTGATATATGGAAATGGGCCACCCAAGCACTTGGCTTAAAGGGTTTTCTTTTTGGTTGGACGGGATTTATGCAGAAAAAAATCCATGAAAATGCATTAATTTCTTTAAAAAAATATAAAAAAACACATTTTGATACTAAACACTCTAATTCAACTCTTTAA
- a CDS encoding APC family permease, translating into MKEIVHKKLNELQATAICGNDISSSCLYVSALTILYAGQYAWISLLLVAVVLFLFRKIYNEVVGAIPLNGGAYNVLLNTSSKRLASLAATLTVLSYMATAVISASEGMHYLHGIAPSINITIATIVILLLFTGLAILGIGESAIVAVVIFITHLTTLSLLVLASAFFIFTNGLDTFYINWSLPISSGGIVNALFLGFSAAMLGISGFESSANFVEEQEQGVFPKTLRNMWAIVSFFNPVIALLLICIIPLAEVGEHHESLLAYLGNTTGGSWLAYLISIDAVLVLCGAVLTSFVGVSGLLNRMTLDRILPNYFLKQNKRGSNYRIIISFLILCISVLLVTKGDLIALAGVYTFSFLAVMGLFGIGNLLLKFKRKKLPRPEKARGISVIFAVSLIIAAFIGNVQLNVDSFYTFIKYLAPALLFVSVMLNRSFLIKVLIEALEYFYKPLRKMVIFSNRYLLKMNLKINSQEFVFFTKGDDVAIINKVMQYVQNNETTKKLKIVNINKDHINNDLLISDLKVLDRAYPEIDIEFIELEGVFGPEIIDILSNEWNIPKNFMFIGSPGDRFSYRVSELGGVRLIM; encoded by the coding sequence ATGAAAGAAATAGTACATAAAAAATTAAATGAATTACAAGCAACGGCTATTTGTGGGAATGATATTAGTTCTTCTTGCTTATATGTTTCAGCACTAACCATCTTATATGCAGGGCAATATGCGTGGATTTCTTTATTATTAGTTGCAGTAGTTCTTTTTTTGTTTCGTAAAATTTATAATGAAGTCGTTGGAGCAATTCCATTGAATGGTGGTGCTTACAATGTTTTGCTTAATACATCTTCAAAAAGATTAGCTTCACTTGCAGCAACCTTGACCGTTTTATCTTATATGGCAACTGCCGTAATATCAGCCTCCGAAGGAATGCATTATTTACACGGTATTGCCCCAAGTATCAATATAACCATTGCTACTATTGTTATATTGTTGTTATTTACAGGCTTAGCTATTTTAGGTATTGGAGAATCTGCCATTGTGGCTGTGGTCATTTTTATCACTCATTTGACCACCTTAAGTTTACTTGTATTGGCTTCTGCATTTTTTATTTTTACCAATGGATTAGATACTTTTTATATCAACTGGAGTCTTCCAATTTCGTCTGGAGGAATTGTTAATGCACTGTTTTTAGGGTTCTCAGCAGCAATGTTAGGTATTTCTGGATTTGAAAGTTCGGCAAACTTTGTAGAAGAGCAAGAACAAGGTGTGTTTCCAAAAACCTTGCGTAATATGTGGGCTATAGTTAGTTTTTTCAACCCTGTAATTGCTTTACTATTGATATGCATCATTCCTTTAGCCGAAGTTGGAGAACACCATGAGTCGTTATTAGCCTATTTAGGGAATACTACTGGAGGATCTTGGTTAGCTTATTTAATTTCTATTGATGCTGTTTTGGTACTTTGCGGAGCAGTATTGACTTCTTTTGTGGGGGTTTCTGGATTATTGAATCGTATGACATTGGACAGAATTTTACCTAACTATTTCTTAAAACAAAATAAAAGAGGCTCAAATTATAGAATTATCATTAGCTTTTTAATTCTTTGTATATCTGTTTTATTAGTAACCAAAGGAGACTTAATTGCACTTGCGGGTGTGTATACTTTTTCCTTTTTAGCTGTTATGGGATTGTTTGGTATTGGAAATTTATTATTGAAATTCAAAAGAAAGAAACTGCCACGTCCTGAAAAAGCAAGAGGAATTTCGGTGATTTTTGCGGTTTCTTTGATTATAGCAGCCTTTATAGGGAATGTTCAATTGAATGTTGATTCGTTTTACACTTTTATAAAATATCTTGCTCCTGCTTTATTATTTGTTAGCGTGATGCTTAATCGTTCTTTTCTTATCAAAGTCTTAATTGAGGCTTTAGAGTATTTTTACAAACCACTTCGTAAAATGGTGATTTTTAGTAACCGTTATTTGCTAAAAATGAATTTAAAAATAAACTCTCAAGAGTTTGTGTTTTTTACCAAAGGTGATGATGTTGCGATAATAAACAAAGTAATGCAGTACGTTCAAAATAATGAAACTACTAAAAAATTAAAAATCGTAAATATTAATAAAGATCATATAAACAATGATTTGTTAATTTCTGACCTTAAAGTTTTAGATAGAGCTTATCCTGAAATTGACATTGAATTTATTGAGTTAGAAGGTGTTTTTGGCCCTGAAATTATTGATATTTTATCGAATGAATGGAATATCCCTAAAAACTTTATGTTTATAGGTTCTCCTGGTGATCGCTTCTCTTATCGAGTTTCTGAATTAGGTGGTGTCCGATTGATTATGTAA
- the fabG gene encoding 3-oxoacyl-[acyl-carrier-protein] reductase, translated as MKLLEGKVAIITGASRGIGRGVAEVFAKHGANVAFTYSSSVESALALENELNALGIKAKGYKSNAADFNEAQTLIDTVLADFGTIDILINNAGITKDNLLMRISEADFDDVIAVNLKSVFNMTKAVQKTFLKKRAGSIINMSSVVGVQGNAGQTNYAASKAGVIGFTKSVALELGSRNIRCNAIAPGFIETEMTAKLSEDVVQGWRDGIPLKRGGTTEDVANACLFLASDMSAYVTGQTLNVCGGMLT; from the coding sequence ATGAAATTACTAGAAGGAAAAGTAGCCATAATAACAGGCGCAAGTCGCGGAATTGGAAGAGGTGTTGCTGAAGTTTTTGCAAAACACGGAGCTAATGTCGCTTTTACATACAGTTCATCAGTTGAATCTGCTTTAGCATTAGAAAACGAATTGAATGCTTTAGGTATCAAAGCTAAAGGATACAAATCAAATGCAGCTGATTTTAACGAAGCACAAACTTTGATAGATACTGTTTTAGCTGATTTTGGAACAATTGATATCTTAATCAACAACGCCGGAATCACAAAAGACAATTTATTAATGCGTATTTCAGAAGCTGATTTTGATGATGTTATTGCGGTAAATTTGAAGTCAGTATTTAATATGACTAAAGCGGTTCAAAAAACATTTTTGAAAAAACGTGCTGGCTCTATCATCAACATGAGTAGTGTTGTGGGAGTTCAAGGTAACGCTGGTCAAACAAATTATGCAGCTTCAAAAGCGGGTGTTATTGGTTTTACTAAATCTGTAGCTTTAGAGTTAGGTTCTCGTAACATTCGTTGCAACGCTATTGCACCTGGATTTATTGAAACTGAAATGACTGCTAAACTAAGCGAAGATGTCGTTCAAGGATGGAGAGACGGTATTCCGTTGAAACGCGGTGGAACTACTGAAGATGTTGCTAACGCTTGTCTTTTCTTAGCATCAGATATGAGTGCATATGTAACTGGACAAACATTAAATGTTTGTGGAGGAATGCTTACTTAA
- a CDS encoding YeiH family protein: MKKILTLFSFLESNKTVQKIFFILLLLTCVFAKVSPPVALLLGLVVANLSGHPFLPFNHIAIRYLLQFSVVGLGFGMNALNALAIGSTSFLFTISSIVATIGFGYLIGRWLSIEKKTSHLISCGTAICGGSAIAAIAPIIKSDEKQTSVALGVIFILNSIALFLFPSVGHWLSLTQQEFGLWCAIAIHDTSSVVGAANKFGHEALEVATTVKLARALWIIPVALLTTILFKNKSSKIKIPYFIGFFILAMLLNTYLPEIALFAPKIVVVAKVGLTITLFLIGSGLNFNVLRSVGFKPLLQGVLLWFFIAALALVSIMCFT, translated from the coding sequence TTGAAAAAAATACTAACTCTATTTTCATTTTTAGAATCTAATAAGACAGTTCAAAAAATATTTTTTATACTGTTACTGCTTACGTGTGTATTTGCTAAAGTTTCCCCTCCAGTAGCTTTATTGTTAGGTTTAGTAGTAGCCAATCTTTCTGGACACCCTTTTTTGCCTTTTAATCATATCGCAATTCGGTATTTATTGCAATTTTCAGTAGTCGGTTTAGGTTTTGGGATGAATGCGTTGAACGCTTTAGCCATTGGTTCAACTAGTTTTCTGTTTACTATTAGCTCTATCGTTGCTACCATTGGTTTTGGATACCTCATTGGTAGATGGTTGTCTATCGAAAAGAAAACGTCACATTTGATTTCGTGTGGAACAGCAATTTGTGGAGGCAGCGCCATTGCGGCCATTGCACCCATCATTAAGTCAGATGAAAAACAAACCTCTGTAGCTTTGGGAGTGATTTTTATTTTAAATTCTATCGCTCTTTTTCTTTTTCCCTCTGTTGGTCATTGGCTTAGCCTAACACAGCAAGAATTTGGTTTATGGTGCGCTATTGCCATTCACGACACGAGTTCTGTGGTAGGCGCTGCAAATAAATTTGGTCATGAGGCATTAGAAGTAGCTACTACGGTTAAATTGGCTAGGGCATTATGGATTATACCAGTAGCTTTGTTGACCACGATACTTTTTAAAAACAAGTCTAGCAAAATTAAAATCCCATATTTCATTGGATTCTTTATTTTAGCCATGCTTTTAAATACCTATCTGCCTGAAATTGCTTTGTTTGCTCCAAAAATAGTTGTTGTTGCTAAAGTTGGTTTGACAATAACCTTATTTTTAATAGGGTCAGGTTTGAATTTTAATGTCTTACGCTCAGTAGGTTTTAAACCTTTACTCCAAGGTGTGTTGCTATGGTTTTTTATTGCTGCATTAGCCTTAGTTTCAATTATGTGCTTTACTTAA
- the sucD gene encoding succinate--CoA ligase subunit alpha — MSVLVNKDSKIIVQGFTGSEGTFHASQMIEYGSNVVGGVTPGKGGSTHLERPVFNTVKDAVEQAGADTSIIFVPPAFAADAIMEAADAGIKVIIAITEGIPVADMIKANNYVKQRNARLIGPNCPGVITPGEAKVGIMPGFVFKKGTVGIVSKSGTLTYEAADQVVKQGLGITTAIGIGGDPIIGTTTKEAVELLMNDPETECIIMIGEIGGQLEADAAKWIKADGNRKPVIGFIAGETAPAGRTMGHAGAIVGGSDDTAAAKKQIMRDNGIHVVDSPAEIGKKVKEIMG, encoded by the coding sequence ATGAGTGTTTTAGTTAATAAAGATTCCAAAATAATTGTTCAAGGATTTACAGGAAGTGAAGGTACATTCCACGCTTCTCAAATGATTGAATACGGTTCTAACGTTGTTGGTGGAGTAACTCCAGGTAAAGGTGGTTCTACACATTTAGAGCGTCCTGTATTTAACACTGTAAAAGACGCTGTTGAACAAGCAGGTGCTGATACTTCTATTATTTTTGTACCACCAGCTTTTGCTGCTGATGCTATTATGGAAGCTGCTGATGCAGGTATTAAAGTAATTATCGCTATCACTGAGGGAATTCCTGTAGCTGATATGATCAAAGCGAACAATTATGTGAAACAAAGAAACGCTAGATTAATTGGTCCTAACTGTCCAGGTGTAATCACTCCAGGAGAAGCTAAAGTAGGTATCATGCCAGGTTTCGTTTTCAAAAAAGGAACTGTAGGAATCGTTTCTAAATCAGGAACTTTAACTTACGAAGCTGCTGACCAAGTTGTAAAACAAGGTTTAGGAATTACTACAGCTATCGGAATTGGTGGAGATCCAATCATTGGAACAACTACTAAAGAAGCAGTTGAATTATTAATGAACGATCCAGAAACTGAATGTATCATTATGATTGGTGAAATTGGTGGTCAATTAGAAGCTGATGCTGCTAAATGGATCAAAGCTGATGGTAACCGTAAACCAGTTATTGGTTTTATCGCTGGAGAAACTGCTCCTGCTGGTAGAACAATGGGGCACGCTGGAGCTATCGTTGGAGGTTCTGATGACACTGCTGCTGCTAAAAAACAAATCATGAGAGACAACGGAATCCACGTTGTTGATTCACCAGCTGAAATTGGTAAAAAAGTAAAAGAAATTATGGGTTAA
- a CDS encoding nuclear transport factor 2 family protein yields MSSKKIVLDFYKSDALINADVIKEFIHPEIIVDWNNSEGFTQLDYDSIINFSEVLSKAYVRSKVRISHIVSENNMVSVRYSHFAKTIENPREEMLIGHFMVIWEIKDDKLFRGFQISQKP; encoded by the coding sequence ATGTCTTCAAAAAAAATTGTTCTTGATTTTTATAAATCAGATGCATTAATTAACGCTGATGTAATCAAAGAATTTATTCATCCTGAAATTATTGTTGATTGGAATAACAGTGAAGGATTTACCCAATTGGATTATGATTCTATAATTAATTTTTCAGAAGTATTGAGTAAAGCTTATGTTCGTTCCAAAGTAAGAATAAGCCATATCGTATCTGAAAATAACATGGTTTCAGTGCGTTATTCTCATTTTGCGAAAACGATTGAAAATCCAAGAGAAGAAATGTTGATAGGCCATTTTATGGTAATCTGGGAAATAAAAGACGATAAATTATTCCGCGGGTTTCAAATTAGTCAAAAACCATAA
- a CDS encoding DUF294 nucleotidyltransferase-like domain-containing protein, whose translation MNSIATQIADFLKEYTPFNHLTVAELSEIASSIRVLNLEKNKTIFKINDPLHDSFYVVASGLINLYIISDAEETILDKCHQGTIFGLRPFFAKNNYMMTAKAREESVVYAIPIAVFRPFVANNSDVLNQLLESFAIDKRNTKDKKNYESNLISENAFFTGQQSGMQFFQNLTFNTSPLLTNGNTVIKEVAQLMAEMRVNNAIVCENNIPVGIVTDKDMTSKIATGRFPITDTADAIMSWPVITVTENVSLAEAQLLMLKNNVAHLCVTVDGSDKTEIKGVISEHDLILAQANNPGVLVKEIKRSQSAGELKQIRLRLADIIQSSIQKNIPLTHVSNIASEVNFAILRRAVEQSILELGSPPARFAWLSIGSQARKEQLLFTDQDSYLVFEDVAPEKFRDIKDYFLKLAQKTTLKLEKVGYSLCPNGHMASNMIWCKSLSDWLKQYDTWMRTPGDNKNELSSIFFDYEIVFGDQRIEDAINTIVFENASNNPLFYDFLGNDCLRKNAPLSFFKKFIVEEDGPHKDKFDIKTRALMPLIDGARLFTLSYGIKGINNTYIRFKQLAITDPKHSEIYLDCADAFLTLTKFRTLEGIKNDDSGQYINIEELTKIDREKLKNALLPMKELEDLIKNKFQLTHFS comes from the coding sequence ATGAATTCAATTGCTACTCAAATTGCAGATTTTTTAAAAGAATACACGCCCTTTAATCATTTAACTGTTGCAGAATTATCAGAGATTGCATCGAGTATTCGCGTTCTAAATTTAGAAAAAAACAAAACAATTTTCAAAATAAACGATCCACTACACGATAGCTTTTATGTAGTAGCGTCTGGATTGATAAATCTTTATATTATTTCGGATGCAGAAGAAACAATTCTAGATAAATGTCATCAAGGAACTATCTTTGGTTTACGTCCGTTTTTTGCTAAAAACAATTATATGATGACAGCAAAAGCGCGTGAAGAAAGTGTTGTTTATGCTATACCAATTGCTGTTTTTAGACCATTTGTAGCTAATAATTCGGATGTATTAAATCAATTGTTAGAAAGTTTCGCAATTGACAAACGTAATACAAAGGATAAAAAAAATTACGAAAGTAACTTAATCTCCGAAAATGCTTTTTTTACAGGACAACAGTCGGGAATGCAATTTTTTCAAAATTTAACTTTCAACACTTCTCCTCTATTAACTAATGGTAATACTGTTATTAAAGAAGTAGCACAACTGATGGCAGAAATGAGAGTGAATAATGCGATTGTATGCGAGAATAATATTCCTGTTGGTATTGTCACAGATAAAGACATGACTTCTAAAATTGCTACGGGGCGTTTTCCTATTACTGATACTGCCGATGCCATAATGTCTTGGCCTGTGATTACCGTGACAGAAAATGTTTCTCTTGCTGAAGCTCAATTATTAATGCTTAAGAATAATGTTGCTCATTTATGTGTTACAGTTGATGGTTCTGATAAAACAGAAATTAAGGGTGTTATTTCTGAGCATGATTTAATTTTGGCTCAAGCCAATAATCCAGGTGTATTGGTAAAAGAAATCAAACGTTCTCAATCAGCTGGTGAATTAAAACAAATTCGTTTGCGTTTGGCCGATATTATTCAATCATCTATTCAAAAAAACATTCCTTTAACCCACGTTTCAAATATTGCAAGTGAGGTTAATTTTGCTATTCTGAGAAGAGCCGTTGAGCAGTCTATTTTAGAATTAGGCTCCCCTCCTGCTCGTTTTGCTTGGTTAAGTATTGGTAGTCAAGCGAGAAAAGAACAGTTGTTGTTTACAGATCAAGATAGTTACTTAGTTTTTGAGGATGTGGCTCCAGAAAAATTTAGAGACATCAAAGATTACTTTTTGAAGTTAGCCCAAAAAACAACATTAAAGCTTGAAAAAGTAGGCTATTCTTTGTGTCCAAATGGGCATATGGCTAGTAATATGATTTGGTGTAAATCATTGTCTGACTGGTTAAAACAGTATGACACTTGGATGAGAACTCCAGGAGATAATAAAAACGAATTGAGCAGTATCTTTTTTGATTACGAAATTGTTTTTGGTGACCAAAGAATTGAAGATGCTATAAATACGATTGTTTTTGAAAATGCAAGTAACAATCCTTTATTCTACGATTTTCTAGGTAATGATTGTTTGCGTAAAAATGCTCCTTTGAGTTTCTTTAAGAAATTTATTGTGGAAGAAGATGGTCCTCACAAAGATAAATTTGATATCAAAACCCGTGCATTGATGCCACTTATTGATGGAGCACGTTTGTTTACACTTAGTTATGGTATCAAAGGAATCAACAATACCTACATCCGATTCAAACAATTGGCGATAACAGATCCAAAGCATTCTGAAATTTATCTTGATTGTGCTGACGCTTTTTTAACCTTAACTAAATTTAGAACTTTAGAAGGGATTAAAAACGATGATTCTGGACAATATATTAATATTGAAGAATTGACTAAAATTGATCGTGAAAAGCTTAAAAATGCACTCTTGCCAATGAAAGAATTGGAAGATTTGATTAAAAATAAATTTCAATTAACTCATTTTTCTTAA
- a CDS encoding DUF1572 family protein: MILNTLIQLFNRDLTRLKSEIEAYKTEKSIWNTDKQITNSAGNLCLHIVGNLNTYIGATLGNTGYKRQRDLEFSLKNIPKQDLILKLEETIQIVNTSLELLSEEQLLEDFPIVVFKEKTTTEFMLIHLTTHLAYHLGQINYHRRLLDS; encoded by the coding sequence TTGATACTAAACACTCTAATTCAACTCTTTAATCGTGACTTAACTCGATTGAAATCGGAAATTGAAGCCTACAAAACCGAAAAAAGCATTTGGAATACCGATAAACAAATTACAAATTCGGCTGGTAATCTTTGCTTGCATATAGTTGGAAATCTAAACACTTATATCGGTGCAACCTTAGGTAATACTGGATATAAACGTCAGAGAGATTTAGAATTTTCGTTAAAAAACATTCCCAAACAAGATTTGATTCTTAAACTTGAAGAAACCATTCAGATAGTAAATACTAGTTTAGAACTTTTATCTGAAGAACAACTTTTAGAAGATTTTCCTATAGTAGTTTTTAAAGAAAAAACAACTACTGAATTCATGCTAATTCACCTTACCACTCACCTAGCTTATCATCTAGGCCAAATTAATTATCACAGACGCTTACTGGATAGTTAA